A genome region from Labrus mixtus chromosome 9, fLabMix1.1, whole genome shotgun sequence includes the following:
- the si:dkey-243k1.3 gene encoding endonuclease domain-containing 1 protein-like has translation MHISVTLCAFLSLLFSAHADVVERFEDKPECMKYFYKDKVPEWGASTPGAARLCQRFVNRYHFATLYDTNHRIAVYSAYQFQPSNGGGRERRWFVEPQLVNISWQAEMKDAYWLGKDHPGVYLGEKQALDEDYKHSGFDRGHLNPNGHHAVPSRNATFTLTNVVPQNPKMNQNSWRIHETQLTDLFKEKCSKAYVLVGAIPSADTWIIKNNVKRVNIPDYLWNAYCCVDNNDRPVQSGAATARNTEENKVETLTLEGVGQFLQQFSNQPVGELFDNNCKA, from the exons ATGCATATCTCGGTGACTTTGTGTGCgttcctctcactcctcttttctgctCATGCAGATGTTGTGGAACGTTTTGAG gaTAAACCAGAATGCATGAAGTACTTCTACAAAGACAAGGTGCCCGAGTGGGGGGCTTCTACACCCGGTGCTGCCCGTCTCTGTCAGCGCTTTGTCAACAG GTACCACTTTGCCACACTGTACGACACAAACCATCGTATCGCTGTCTACTCCGCTTATCAATTCCAGCCCAGTAATGGAGGAGGCCGAGAGAGACGCTGGTTTGTGGAGCCTCAG CTGGTTAACATTTCATGGCAAGCAGAGATGAAGGATGCCTACTGGCTGGGCAAAGACCACCCTGGGGTCTACCTAGGAGAGAAACAGGCTCTGGATGAGGACTACAAACACTCTGGCTTTGATCGTGGTCACCTCAACCCCAATGGACACCATGCAG tCCCAAGCCGAAATGCCACTTTCACACTGACCAACGTGGTTCCTCAGAACCCAAAGATGAACCAGAACTCCTGGAGGATCCATGAGACCCAGCTCACCGACCTCTTCAAGGAAAAGTGCTCCAAGGCCTACGTGCTGGTTGGTGCCATTCCCTCAGCAGACACCTGGATCATCAAAAACAATGTGAAGCGGGTCAACATCCCCGACTACCTGTGGAATGCCTACTGCTGTGTGGACAACAATGACAGACCCGTTCAGAGCGGAGCTGCGACAGCCAGGAATACAGAGGAGAACAAGGTGGAGACGCTCACTTTGGAGGGAGTGGGACAATTCCTCCAGCAGTTCTCCAATCAACCAGTAGGGGAGCTGTTTGACAACAACTGCAAGgcataa